The Glycine soja cultivar W05 chromosome 3, ASM419377v2, whole genome shotgun sequence genome window below encodes:
- the LOC114405603 gene encoding uncharacterized protein LOC114405603: MAFYKTKSICSSLQVLTFPTNLLSANFTKPSMVLNKPLGLGNNLASLQQLVTKFHHAFSLTDLSVLDYVLGVEVKQQHDGSIILTKAKYIWDLLSKKNMSEAKPISSLMYASITRPKISFSLNKVYQFMSHPLKTHWVAVKRILWYLKGTISWGLHLKPPFAPIFITTFCDANWAFDPDDRRLNFGACVFFGPNLISW, from the exons AAATCTCTTGTCTGCAAACTTCACAAAGCCATCTATGGTCTTAAACAAGCCCCTCGGGCTTG GTAACAATCTTGCATCGTTGCAACAGCTTGTTACCAAGTTTCATCATGCTTTCTCCCTCACGGATCTGAGTGTCCTTGACTATGTCCTTGGAGTTGAGGTCAAACAACAACATGATGGGTCTATTATACTCACTAAAGCCAAGTATATTTGGGATTTgctatccaaaaaaaatatgtctGAGGCAAAGCCTATATCCTCTCTTATG TATGCTTCTATTACTAGACCTAAGATAAGCTTTTCTTTAAACAAAGTCTACCAGTTTATGAGTCATCCTCTTAAGACCCACTGGGTGGCAGTTAAAAGGATATTGTGGTATCTCAAGGGAACCATCTCGTGGGGCTTGCATCTCAAGCCTCCTTTTGCACCtatttttatcacaactttCTGTGATGCTAATTGGGCCTTTGATCCAGATGATAGACGATTGAACTTTGGCGCTTGTGTCTTCTTTGGCCCGAATCTCATCTCCTGGTGA
- the LOC114405705 gene encoding protein DETOXIFICATION 21-like isoform X1, with translation MSSEPQTPSSILILRSPQKKARKMEGNLKQKLLSREKISEEEENLSLVKRVWEESKVMWIVAAPAIFTRFTTFGLSVISQAFIGHIGSKELAAYALVFTVIIRFANGILLGMSSALSTLCGQAYGAKEYDMMGVYLQRSSIVLFLTALCLLPLFIFTSPILTLLGQDESIARVARNVSLWSIPILFAYIVSFNCQTFLQSQSKNVIIAFLATLSIIIHVSLSWLFTIQFKYGIPGAMISTILAYWIPNVGQLIFITCGWCPETWKGFSSLAFKDLWPVVKLSLSAGAMLCLELWYNTILILLTGNMKNAEVQIDALSICININGWEMMIAFGFMAAASVRVANELGRGSSKDAKFSIVVTVLTSFSIGFILFVLFLFLREKVAYLFTSNEDVATAVGDLSPLLAVSLLLNSIQPVLSGVAVGAGWQSIVAYVNIGCYYLIGIPVGIVLGNIIHLQVKGIWIGMLFGTLIQTIVLTIITYKTNWDEQVIIARNRISKWSKVDLDRETVTSDN, from the exons GTGGGAAGAGAGCAAGGTGATGTGGATAGTGGCAGCACCAGCCATATTTACTAGGTTCACCACCTTTGGCCTCAGTGTTATAAGCCAAGCATTTATTGGTCACATTGGTTCAAAGGAACTCGCTGCTTATGCTCTTGTATTCACTGTCATCATACGCTTTGCCAATGGTATTCTG TTAGGAATGTCAAGTGCGTTGTCAACACTTTGCGGACAAGCATACGGTGCAAAAGAATATGACATGATGGGAGTGTATCTTCAAAGATCATCGATAGTTTTATTCTTAACTGCACTCTGCCTTCTTCCGTTGTTCATCTTCACAAGCCCAATTTTGACTCTCTTAGGCCAAGATGAGAGCATAGCACGAGTGGCAAGAAACGTTTCTCTTTGGTCAATTCCAATCTTATTTGCTTATATTGTGTCATTCAACTGTCAGACATTCCTTCAATCTCAAAGCAAGAATGTCATAATTGCATTCTTGGCAACATTATCAATAATCATTCATGTGTCCCTCTCTTGGCTATTCACAATACAATTCAAGTATGGGATTCCTGGTGCAATGATTTCAACAATTTTGGCATATTGGATTCCCAATGTTGGTCAACTAATATTTATTACATGCGGTTGGTGCCCTGAAACATGGAAAGGTTTCTCTTCTTTAGCATTCAAAGATCTTTGGCCTGTTGTCAAGCTTTCCCTTTCAGCTGGTGCCATGTTATG TCTTGAGCTCTGGTACAACACAATATTGATTCTTTTGACTGGTAATATGAAAAACGCTGAGGTTCAAATTGATGCTCTATCCATATG tATTAACATCAATGGATGGGAAATGATGATAGCATTTGGTTTCATGGCTGCAGCAAG TGTTCGAGTGGCAAATGAACTTGGAAGAGGAAGCTCAAAAGATGCAAAGTTCTCTATAGTTGTGACAGTGCTTACATCCTTTTCaattggttttattttatttgttcttttcttatttttaagagaaaaagtaGCTTATCTCTTTACTTCAAACGAAGATGTGGCTACTGCTGTGGGGGATTTGTCACCTTTGTTAGCAGTTTCTTTGTTACTAAACAGTATTCAACCTGTACTCTCAG GGGTGGCTGTTGGAGCAGGGTGGCAAAGCATTGTAGCATATGTGAACATAGGGTGTTATTACCTCATAGGTATTCCAGTTGGAATAGTGCTTGGTAACATTATTCACTTGCAAGTCAAG GGTATTTGGATTGGAATGTTGTTTGGGACACTGATTCAAACAATAGTCCTAACTATAATCACCTACAAAACTAATTGGGATGAGCAG GTAATTATAGCCCGTAATCGTATTAGTAAGTGGTCTAAGGTGGACCTTGACCGTGAAACAGTTACATCAGATAATTAG